The Leptodactylus fuscus isolate aLepFus1 chromosome 5, aLepFus1.hap2, whole genome shotgun sequence genome segment tccaattgcttacCTGTCACACTAATTTACAATGGATTGAACATCCTTTTGCACTCCTGCCTCCACAGAAAGCTGCCACCACCCACCACTTTACAGTAAGACAAGACACCAGTATACCTGCACTATGCACAAATAGCACACAAACTGGGTAACATGGCCAGCAATATTGGGAGAATGTTAGAGCCGAAGGACAATCTTATTACTAGTACTGTAGCTCAGATCTTATTGAGGTCAGTGTTGAGAAGTGAAATTCTGAAGTTAGTCAAGTAGGTCTGGCTTGTATCCTGCAAATCATTCTTTGCACACGGACATAGTTATGCTGGAAAAGTATATTCAACAATCTATTACCACAACATTGGAACCAACAGTTGTTTACGATATATTTTCACTAAAAACTGTCGTCCAAACCTGATCCCACTCAAGAATTAGAAGAATCTCCCCAGAATATTGGCCAAATGGTGTAAGTCAATGTTTTATTGTAATCACTAATAGCTAAGTGaagtcttcacacagtacaatacCTCTCTATGACAGGTTTTatcttttccatctattttgatAGATGAGACTGATCAGTTTCTGCATAGCTCTCTTGATCTCTTTGTTCCTCAGGCTGTAGATAATGGGATTCATCAATGGGGTCACCACTGTGTACAACAGGGATATGTACTTGTTGATATTGGATGCCATATATACTGCTATTAAGGTcccataatatatacacacagtggtcAGGTGGGAGCTACAAGTGGAGAAGGCTTTTCTTTTACCTAATGCTGAAGACATTTTAAGGATGGTGAAAAAGATACAACAGTAGGTCACAATGATAAAAACGAATGGTAAAAATATCCCAAAGCTGGAAAAAACAAAGTCTATCAGCACTAAATTAGAAATATCTGACGTGGCCAATTCCACTATGGGGCCAAAGTCACAGAAGAATTGGTCAATGTAGTTCAAACCACAGAAGTCAAATTGGATGAGAACAATGAACTCATTTGATATTAACACGCTGATTAAAACCCAGGACCCAACAACAAGCCGGAGACAAAGATCTGGAGCCATCAATGAAGAATAACGTAATGGATGGCAAATGGCCAAGTATCGATCATAGGACATGACGGCGATGAGGAAACATTGAACAATTCCAAATATACCAAAGAAATACAACTTCATTATACAACCCCACAAGGGTAAAACGCCCTCCCCAACAAATATCATGTCCAACATCACCGGGACAATGCTGGAGGTTATCAAGAAGTCGGCGATGGATAAATGTTTCAGAAAGTAGAACATTGGGGTCTTCAGGTGGTCAATAGTGGTCACTAATAGGATGATGAGAAGGTTTCCGGCCAGTATAAATATGTAAGTCAAGAGGAACACAATGAATAGAAGAGGTTTGTATTTTTGTAGACCTCGGAATCCAAGAAGACGTATCTGAGTGACTTGTGTCTGGTTCTCCTCACACATCATTTATATACTGATgaatttttgaagatttttttcctCTTACCAAttgaaaaactttaagccaaaacGTATTATAAAAGTAACATTAAGTGGATGAGTGATCTCTATGTACTAATGGTTTTCCTTAGAGGAGTCTCACAAGAGACGAGGTTATCATCAGCCATATGGGATATATAAGCATTGTTGTATCCTTTCATGTAAATAGTGACATGTCCCAGATGTTGGGACCTTTATAGTGTCAGGTAATGATGGAAATTCATCtgagatcccgacataataaccAGACTCAGGAGGATACAGTCAGCAGATGAGACTGGAGGTTACCATTAATTGATGCCGTCGTTAATTTGCACCTTGGGAATGCTTGTTATGGCCGAATATTTACACTATTTACAATGAAGATGAGACTTTATGTACTTTATGTCAATTTGATTTAATATATCTGAAGTTCAGTGGTTTAAGATGAGAATTTAGAATGTGTTAACctcttaaggacgcagggtagatTGTATGTTAATGCCTGGTGACTTTACTCAGATTTTCCTTCCCCACCttcttatttattgttatttttctaagaattttttattatttgtttatttttgattCTTTATTTTAATCTTATAACTCCTTAAGGACACAGTCCAAAAGtgcattaaggaccaggccttGTTTTACTAAATTGGCATGTGTCACTTTCAATGGCaagaactttgagacgctttaacttaaacAAGTGATTTTCAGATTCTAACTATTCTAACTAAGAGAAGAGATTCTCACAATTCTATGTAAAGGGTGGAGATTCTCACTACCTACCTAACTAAGGCAGTTCACTGCCAAACTACAGTCTTGCACTGATGTGCACAATATGGAATTGAGGCTAGAGCACCCGGATgcccaaacctgcctccttaaatagagggaaggcGGGCCTGATCAGCCAGCCCATAGGCTGACACCACTTTCAGTCAAGAAACTGACCACGCTTAtgggctgcaagggaattaacccctgctatgctggactgagcagtaacAGCAGAACAGGCTGCGTCCCTGATCCCTTGaccgcacctgctgcacagtccttaTTATGTCCACCACACATGCAGGTGATATTTCCCAAATGCAGGCCATTTTCTCCTTTTTAGAAAATTTCCAGAACTTGCAAAATTTTGTTCATAGTTTCACAATAGATAAGTAGATAATAGAATACAGATTGCATACACATTTTATAATAAGGTCATATAGTTGTTCCCTATTTTGCAAATTTGAATTTATACTTAAAATTATTCCATATAAAAGCCAAATATTTTTTGCCTCTTTGGTGCATTTGATTCTATGGAAAAAATTAAACTCTACCAGACAGTGGCATCGACTGTTTTAAGgtcctacagtatataaaatactGGAAATACATAATTTTGGCATTATTTGaatttcagtggctttcaatgttCCCTTGTGCATCCTTTgcttgactttattttacttgctgctcctcataTCACCATCATTTACaggacatgcagtgaatctgtaaaCTACACTTCCCattattcatctgcctgctctccctCTCAGTATACCCCTCCTTCTCCAATCCCCCCATGCAATGAAAACACAAGTAATAAATCCCTCCCACATCTGAGTTCACATGCTGCTGTGTTGTTTGCAACTTCCCCACCCTAAGAGCATAttgagtgagagcaggcagatgaatcttggaaaatgtagtttgtctacagattcactgcatgtagatAACAGAGATACTAGGAGCAGCAATTAAAATAAAGTCAAGAAAAGGGGAGTTCTTATTTacataattttttaatgtttttgtattttttaagtaATTTATTACCACCTTATTACTGCctgctgttacggttctgtatatatatatatatatagtctgcaGACACTGAAGCGAGGTCCACAGGCACAGATGGGCAGCTTTAagtctgaacagtgtgctaccagtcaaactgcactggcagtcatgtggcgcggtacacaatgtgaacaagctgcaacaacaccctgccagttaacctcactggacaggtgcacagtacagtggAAATAGCAAGGCTGCAAAGGGTTAAgcatcaccccaggtcagcaacagaaCATGCTCTGCAACAGCGAAGAGCTACAaagtgagtagacagttaaataggctactgattcccactggcagggccaaggaatcctacctagatcctAGAGAttgctcctaccattaactggaacctggccctaacctactgtcttaaggtacttagtcaaagcgtgagcaccaggcgggcgtcagctcacaccatataaaggctagtccccaccCAACGGGGCGGTGGCTATGATGTCACCAATCatactcagtatgggcaaaatgggacttagcctctgagcggctccaaaatgtctgagcatgctcagtaggctgaAAGCTGAagttacactccagacacctcactacccgaggccgagggcaagagttagattgacccgcaggtggcgctgtgcactgagagagaaccctgcgggacccaatcctaacacctgcTGTGTGATTGACAATGTCCATTACTAAGGAAGAGCTTAATTTTAGTCACTAAAGAGGCTAACACTAAAATATCCAATATTACCCCGGGTAATGACCTTTCCTTTGGATTTTTCACTGTACTGTgctgccctcttgttgacgacctggactgtacatctatgcctgactctctgctgccatctGCTGCTGACTTCTACTTCCTTGAACTTGCACCGCTACCctaaacatctgctggtaagaattGTCAGTGTCTGGttgtactgtgatttgtggtgtgctgtgtTTCTGGTGTTTCCGGACCGGTAcctctctgcccagcagtgccatcAAGTCCATACCCACCATCTTGGGCTATGGTGAATACTACTGTAGGGTTGGAGTTGGGGCGGCCCAGGGAATGTTGGACACACAGCGATGTATTTACCATTCTGATCAGGGTATCTAGTACTGGCTCAGaattgcatctgctatcctaacagtaataaagtatttgaaaaggcTCAAGATTTATTGTATGGAAATAACCCTCCTACACACAACTCTATTTCATTATATTATTAAAAAACACAAATAAGAATTCTCAACAAAGTCTAAGGAAGTTCATCTTAGTGCCAAAGATCCTACAGAATCGGAAAGACACCAAAATGATTCACTATGGCACATCTGGAAGTTCATGTGCACCAGAAAATGAAGCTAGTGCATAGTGACTTTCAATGTGACCTTGAATAACCCAATCACACTGACCAGTCCAGGCAGTAGGAGTCGGGAGCTGCCGGCTATTCATATGAATTGCTGTGTGGCAAAAACTCATTTGAATGTACGGGCACCAGTGGAGT includes the following:
- the LOC142202488 gene encoding olfactory receptor 5G9-like, whose amino-acid sequence is MMCEENQTQVTQIRLLGFRGLQKYKPLLFIVFLLTYIFILAGNLLIILLVTTIDHLKTPMFYFLKHLSIADFLITSSIVPVMLDMIFVGEGVLPLWGCIMKLYFFGIFGIVQCFLIAVMSYDRYLAICHPLRYSSLMAPDLCLRLVVGSWVLISVLISNEFIVLIQFDFCGLNYIDQFFCDFGPIVELATSDISNLVLIDFVFSSFGIFLPFVFIIVTYCCIFFTILKMSSALGKRKAFSTCSSHLTTVCIYYGTLIAVYMASNINKYISLLYTVVTPLMNPIIYSLRNKEIKRAMQKLISLIYQNRWKR